A region of Moorena producens PAL-8-15-08-1 DNA encodes the following proteins:
- the aepX gene encoding phosphoenolpyruvate mutase — translation MKTTAQLTKTTEPRKATQLRKTTQPRKTTQLRTLLNSKQLEFLIEAHDGISAKIAEEAGFQGIWGSGLSISAQLGVRDNNEASWTQVLEVVEFMSDATSIPILLDGDTGYGNFNNVQRLVKKLEQRGVAGVCIEDKLFPKTNSFIKGTAQPLADMDEFCGKIKAAKDAQSDDDFVLIARVEAFIAGWGLSEALRRAQAYYDAGADGILIHSALRVPDEVLAFKREWGDRAPVVIVPTKYYATPTEVFRDAGFSIAIWANQLLRASVTMTQKVAQQLMVEQNLLNVEDKIVPVAEIFRLQGVAEHAEAEQRYLPQNGGGIRTVLLAASRGIELGQFTKDKPKCMVNLQGQPLLSRIVHEYHSVGIQDITVVRGYKKDVVNLPGLDFVDNDDYDTTGELVSLSRGLQELPQDGQDWIIGYGDVLFKKYILQMLSGVDHDFVVIIDSSQHRQTEQIRPDYVACSLPDSTQAFYQHVDLQQISHELPEGEICGRWTGLLKVSQQGQQKLRDTLNTLLQSEQVRQQGRMPTLINRLITDGHRVHVLYIKGHWLDIDQVEDLFKAGSF, via the coding sequence ATGAAAACAACAGCACAATTGACAAAAACGACAGAACCTAGAAAAGCAACGCAACTTAGGAAAACAACACAACCTAGAAAAACGACACAACTTAGAACACTGCTGAACTCTAAACAGTTAGAGTTTCTGATAGAGGCCCATGATGGAATCAGCGCTAAGATTGCTGAAGAGGCAGGCTTTCAGGGCATTTGGGGCAGTGGTCTCAGCATTTCTGCCCAGTTGGGTGTGCGTGATAACAACGAAGCAAGTTGGACTCAAGTCTTGGAAGTGGTTGAGTTCATGTCCGATGCAACTTCTATCCCAATTCTGCTGGATGGGGACACGGGCTACGGCAATTTTAACAATGTCCAACGCTTGGTCAAAAAATTAGAGCAGCGTGGTGTCGCTGGTGTCTGTATTGAGGACAAACTCTTCCCCAAAACCAATAGCTTTATAAAGGGCACAGCTCAGCCCCTGGCTGACATGGACGAGTTCTGCGGCAAAATCAAGGCCGCTAAAGATGCCCAAAGTGATGATGACTTTGTCCTGATTGCCCGGGTAGAAGCGTTTATTGCCGGTTGGGGGCTATCAGAAGCATTAAGGCGAGCCCAAGCCTATTACGATGCCGGAGCGGATGGCATTTTGATCCACAGTGCCTTGCGTGTGCCTGATGAAGTGTTGGCCTTCAAACGGGAGTGGGGCGATCGCGCACCGGTGGTAATTGTACCGACCAAGTACTACGCAACACCGACTGAAGTCTTTAGGGATGCTGGCTTCTCCATCGCCATTTGGGCCAATCAACTACTCCGCGCTTCAGTAACGATGACCCAAAAGGTGGCTCAGCAGTTAATGGTAGAGCAGAACCTGCTGAATGTTGAAGACAAGATCGTTCCTGTAGCTGAGATCTTTCGGCTGCAAGGTGTCGCCGAACATGCAGAAGCGGAGCAGCGCTATTTACCCCAGAACGGGGGTGGGATTCGCACAGTTCTGCTAGCAGCTTCCCGTGGGATTGAATTGGGTCAATTCACTAAAGATAAACCCAAGTGCATGGTAAATCTGCAAGGTCAACCCCTGCTATCACGGATTGTCCATGAGTATCACAGTGTTGGGATTCAAGACATCACTGTCGTGCGTGGCTACAAAAAGGACGTTGTCAACTTACCTGGCCTCGATTTTGTAGATAACGACGACTATGACACCACAGGTGAACTCGTTTCCCTGAGTCGAGGCTTGCAGGAATTGCCCCAGGATGGACAGGATTGGATCATCGGCTACGGTGATGTTCTGTTCAAGAAGTACATTCTGCAAATGCTGTCAGGGGTTGATCATGACTTTGTGGTCATTATAGATTCGAGTCAGCACCGCCAAACCGAGCAGATCCGACCCGATTACGTTGCCTGTTCTCTACCCGACTCGACCCAGGCATTTTATCAACATGTTGATCTACAGCAAATCAGCCATGAACTGCCCGAGGGCGAAATCTGCGGCAGATGGACCGGATTGCTGAAAGTGTCCCAGCAGGGGCAGCAGAAATTACGGGATACCCTTAATACTCTGCTCCAGTCCGAGCAGGTACGGCAACAGGGGCGAATGCCGACTCTGATTAATAGGTTGATCACTGATGGCCATCGGGTACATGTGCTTTATATCAAAGGGCATTGGCTCGATATCGATCAAGTCGAAGATCTGTTCAAGGCTGGAAGTTTCTAA
- the aepY gene encoding phosphonopyruvate decarboxylase, with translation MIKSEYFIRAAQEKGFGLYTGVPCSYLKSFINTVIDSDRLRYVGAANEGDAVAIACGAELAGVPSVVMFQNSGFGNAVNPLTSLTHTFKIPILVIVTWRGQPGGAPDEPQHQLMGAITPQLLDLIQVPWEPFPTEIDQVEPTLDRAIAHMRQHQTPYALVMQKGSVESCPLSSQLTVKPLSITPADALPLQQDPSFTRRDMLQAIQAATGPEDILLATTGYTGRELYAIQDQANQLYMVGSMGCISSLGLGMALAQPHRRVIVVDGDGAALMRLGALATVGYERPPNLRHILLDNQRHESTGGQSTVSASIDFGAIAKACGYEQVAFATTPEEVKALTQDRSEQLMFIHAKIKPGIPDKLPRPHITPLEVAQRLRETCKTE, from the coding sequence ATGATCAAATCCGAATACTTTATCCGAGCGGCTCAGGAAAAAGGGTTTGGGTTATACACAGGGGTGCCTTGCTCCTACCTCAAATCTTTTATTAACACGGTCATTGACTCTGATCGTCTCCGCTATGTGGGGGCTGCGAATGAAGGGGATGCCGTCGCGATCGCCTGCGGGGCCGAATTGGCTGGAGTGCCCAGTGTGGTGATGTTTCAGAATTCGGGGTTTGGGAATGCCGTCAATCCCCTCACCTCCCTGACTCACACCTTTAAGATTCCCATCTTGGTGATTGTGACCTGGCGAGGACAACCCGGTGGGGCACCGGACGAACCCCAGCACCAGCTGATGGGAGCCATTACTCCCCAATTGCTAGACCTGATCCAGGTGCCATGGGAACCTTTTCCCACGGAAATAGACCAGGTTGAGCCGACTCTAGACCGGGCGATTGCCCATATGCGGCAGCATCAGACGCCCTATGCCCTGGTGATGCAAAAGGGTTCGGTGGAATCTTGCCCCTTAAGCTCTCAATTAACCGTCAAGCCCCTGTCGATCACCCCGGCTGATGCTCTCCCCCTTCAACAGGACCCCTCCTTCACCCGTCGTGACATGCTGCAAGCCATCCAAGCTGCAACTGGGCCTGAGGACATTCTGTTGGCCACCACGGGCTACACCGGTCGGGAATTGTATGCCATTCAGGACCAAGCCAATCAACTTTACATGGTGGGTTCCATGGGATGTATCTCCAGTCTCGGTCTGGGCATGGCCCTGGCTCAGCCCCACCGTCGGGTGATTGTGGTCGATGGGGATGGTGCCGCTTTGATGCGCCTAGGAGCGTTAGCCACCGTTGGCTATGAACGTCCGCCCAACTTGCGGCATATTCTCCTAGACAATCAGCGCCATGAATCCACAGGGGGACAGTCCACCGTGTCGGCCTCCATTGATTTTGGTGCGATCGCAAAAGCCTGTGGTTACGAACAAGTTGCTTTTGCCACAACCCCTGAAGAAGTAAAAGCTTTGACCCAAGACCGATCCGAGCAATTAATGTTCATTCACGCCAAGATCAAGCCTGGTATTCCTGACAAATTACCTCGGCCCCACATTACCCCCCTAGAGGTTGCTCAACGTCTACGGGAGACTTGTAAAACAGAATAA
- the iscB gene encoding RNA-guided endonuclease IscB: MQNYVFIIDQNQNPLNPVRPKRARQLLEQGKASVFRRYPFTLILKRAINQPNIHPLTIKIDPGSRYTGFALLDGSNVIWLGELEHRAQKIKSELDKRRAVRRSRRYRKTRYRKARFLNRKRPEGWLAPSLNHRVLTVETWLNRLIRFAPVKGIAIESVKFDMQKMVNPDISSEEYQQGTLHGYEVKEYLLEKWSRKCTYCGKKDIPLQIEHIKPKSRGGTNRISNLCLACQKCNHKKGNKPIEDYLKNQPSLLLKIKAQAQKPLKDAAAVNATRKAIVKMAQTLNCQGQPLCQIEVTTATGGQTKYHRCRLGLPKQHSIDAACVGDLEKLEFRTSQALLIKSTGQITKRMCRMNKFGFPCSQPRRRYNHDWKTGDIGKTVKNGITYVGKIVVQNQRRFEIRIGKQRIGNTFECLVRLHKQDGYQYSFSPNYSLL; the protein is encoded by the coding sequence ATGCAAAATTACGTTTTTATTATTGACCAAAACCAGAACCCACTTAATCCAGTAAGACCAAAAAGAGCGCGACAACTCTTGGAACAAGGCAAAGCTTCTGTGTTTCGCAGATACCCGTTTACTTTGATTCTTAAAAGAGCGATAAACCAACCAAATATCCATCCATTAACTATCAAAATAGATCCAGGTTCTAGATACACTGGCTTTGCTTTGCTAGACGGTAGCAATGTGATTTGGCTAGGGGAATTAGAGCATCGCGCTCAAAAGATTAAAAGCGAATTAGATAAGCGTCGTGCTGTTCGTAGAAGTCGTCGCTATCGTAAGACTAGATACCGTAAAGCTAGATTTCTCAATAGAAAGCGTCCAGAAGGATGGTTAGCTCCTAGTTTGAATCATAGGGTATTAACAGTAGAAACCTGGCTCAATCGATTGATACGGTTTGCCCCTGTTAAAGGAATTGCTATTGAGAGCGTTAAGTTTGACATGCAAAAAATGGTCAATCCAGATATTTCCTCTGAAGAATATCAACAAGGAACTTTACACGGCTACGAGGTCAAAGAGTACTTGTTGGAGAAGTGGAGTAGAAAATGTACTTATTGCGGCAAAAAAGATATTCCATTACAGATTGAACATATAAAGCCAAAGTCAAGAGGAGGTACTAATCGAATTAGCAATTTATGTCTGGCATGCCAAAAGTGTAATCATAAAAAAGGGAATAAACCTATCGAAGATTATCTCAAAAATCAACCAAGTTTATTGCTAAAAATTAAAGCTCAAGCCCAGAAACCGCTCAAAGATGCTGCGGCGGTAAATGCAACTAGAAAAGCGATTGTAAAAATGGCACAAACACTTAACTGTCAAGGACAACCATTATGCCAGATTGAGGTCACAACTGCTACTGGGGGACAAACTAAATACCATCGTTGCCGACTAGGATTGCCTAAACAACATAGTATCGATGCTGCATGTGTCGGCGATCTAGAAAAACTAGAGTTTAGAACTAGTCAAGCCTTGCTAATCAAGTCTACAGGGCAAATTACCAAGCGAATGTGCCGTATGAATAAGTTTGGCTTTCCTTGTTCCCAGCCACGCCGAAGATACAACCACGACTGGAAAACAGGTGATATCGGTAAGACAGTTAAAAACGGTATTACATATGTGGGCAAGATAGTGGTACAAAACCAGAGAAGGTTTGAAATCAGGATTGGTAAACAGCGAATTGGTAACACTTTTGAGTGTCTTGTCAGGCTGCACAAACAGGATGGATATCAGTATTCATTCAGTCCGAATTACTCACTTTTATGA
- a CDS encoding 2-aminoethylphosphonate aminotransferase yields MTINSLVRPSNPMAIYRVSGAQPSQTLTSKINMNRTILLNPGPVTLSDRVRRALLQPDLCHREPEFAELALDIKARLAKVYPAAAEDYDAILLTGSGTCAVEAMLSTLVPQDGKALVVTNGVYGERMAAMIKAHGKSLEVVTAPWHEPMNLKEVETCLTQDSAITHVIAVHHETTTGRLNDVAQLGQLCQRYNVALLLDSVSSFGAEAIEFAPWNLEACAATANKCLHGVPGLSFVLVKRSIFETRPSAAGSVYLDLYPYHQEQARGYSPFTQAVQVAYGLQEALKEMEDMGGQTARHSSYTQRAQQILQTLQNLGIKPLLDVEDYSCILTSFKLPPGYSYEQIHDTLKESGFVIYAGQGGFKNQIFRIANMGDIQPSDLDRLVDCFHVLFKHSG; encoded by the coding sequence ATGACTATTAACTCCCTTGTTCGTCCATCTAATCCGATGGCAATTTATCGTGTGAGCGGCGCTCAACCTAGCCAAACTCTAACATCTAAAATCAACATGAACCGGACGATCTTACTCAACCCTGGCCCTGTTACCCTCAGCGATCGCGTGCGCCGTGCCTTACTCCAGCCAGACCTGTGCCATCGTGAACCTGAGTTTGCTGAGCTCGCCCTAGATATCAAAGCCCGCCTAGCCAAGGTCTATCCTGCAGCAGCTGAGGACTATGACGCTATTTTACTTACCGGTTCCGGCACTTGTGCCGTAGAGGCAATGCTATCAACCCTTGTGCCTCAGGATGGCAAGGCTTTAGTGGTAACAAATGGGGTCTACGGTGAACGCATGGCAGCAATGATCAAGGCTCATGGTAAGTCCCTGGAGGTGGTCACTGCCCCCTGGCACGAGCCCATGAACCTGAAGGAGGTTGAAACGTGCCTGACCCAGGATTCAGCCATTACCCATGTGATTGCCGTTCATCACGAAACCACCACTGGACGACTCAATGATGTCGCCCAGTTGGGTCAACTGTGTCAGCGCTACAATGTCGCACTGCTGCTCGATAGTGTCTCTAGCTTTGGTGCCGAGGCCATTGAGTTTGCCCCTTGGAATTTAGAAGCCTGTGCGGCAACGGCGAATAAATGTCTGCATGGTGTGCCTGGTCTATCGTTTGTGTTGGTAAAGCGATCCATTTTCGAAACTCGCCCCTCTGCCGCTGGCAGCGTTTACTTAGATCTCTATCCCTATCATCAAGAGCAGGCAAGGGGCTATTCGCCCTTTACCCAAGCTGTACAGGTAGCCTATGGACTCCAGGAGGCTCTCAAGGAAATGGAGGACATGGGTGGGCAGACAGCCAGACACAGCTCTTACACTCAGCGTGCTCAGCAGATTTTGCAGACTTTGCAAAATCTCGGGATCAAACCGCTCTTGGATGTGGAGGATTATAGCTGTATCCTGACTTCTTTTAAATTGCCCCCAGGCTACAGCTATGAGCAAATCCATGACACCCTGAAAGAATCTGGTTTTGTGATTTATGCGGGGCAGGGGGGATTCAAAAACCAGATTTTCCGGATAGCTAATATGGGTGATATCCAACCGAGTGATCTAGACCGTCTGGTGGATTGTTTTCATGTTTTGTTTAAGCATTCAGGGTAG